The following is a genomic window from Xiphophorus couchianus chromosome 5, X_couchianus-1.0, whole genome shotgun sequence.
GCTCTGACACAGAAGTCTTAGAATTACTCCAAGGCAAGCTTCTTTCCATATATCAACCACATTAACATTCTGACTAAATCTCATGTCTTAATGACTAGTGCACACAGGTCATTCTATACCAAGTCTGTCTTTAATCCTTGAATAATCTCAGTCTCTAATTGGTGTTTCACAGCTGACCCTAGGGACACCAAGAGTCCAGCTACACACCTCAAtccctgttttcttttctttttttttccaacaaagtgGTTCAGCTGTGTGCAGTTTCATCGTGGCCCCCCCAGGGGAGTGCTGCCATCCTCAGCTTCATCATCCTGCTTGACAGCATGGAGGGCATAGTTGATTTCAGTGTTGCTTGTCCAGCTCCAGGCTCCAGAGATCGGGTTGTACAGCATTCCTTGGACAGACTGCACCAAGAAACCATCTGAGAAGGGAGAGGAAGGCAAAAGAGACAAACCTTTACCGTACAAAGTAATAGGAATAAAATATTTGGGTAACATGCAGACAAGTAGTTAACATCTGTATGGGATCTTAGTCGGTacttttccctcttttttttttgtacatttgagaCTCACTGGACTCCAGGAGGCGCTCCAGCTCCACGGGGCTGACGAACTTCTCCCAGTCGTGTGTCCCTCTGGGAACGATGTGCAGCAGCTGCTCGGCAACGACGATGGCCAGCGCATACGACAGGTTGGTTTTATTTAGAGTGGTGATGAAGAGTGAGCCTCCGGGCTGCACAGAGAAGAGGACCTCACGGGCTTAGATCAGAAAATTCTGACGTTTCTGGATTGTAATGCACCAAAACATAGAGGCGTAATAAGCTACTGTATTTTCTGCCACACATTGAGACACGTCTGATTCATTCCGCCAGAGAAAGTGAAACTTTCTGCAGGTAACGGGAAAGATTACTAGAGTATAGCAAATGCTTGATTTGGAAAATGCTGCcacgttttttgacatttcaaagtTAATGTAAATACCTACATAATACATAcacaaagacatattttttaaaattttattttacagtttaaaatcagattaatcatttcagtcctAATCTGAAATGATTaggactgaaatgattaatctgattagtCGTTTATTGAAATCATAATCAACTactttagtaatcgattaatcgttaactagAGTATAGACTCTTCCTTTGCTCCAAACAAGCGTGCATTAAAGGAATTCTATTTTCTTGCATtgtaggcaataaaatgtttattatattattttttaaaaatatttgtttattgtattgttattgcatttttagTATTGTAGAAAATAAGCTGAAATGACAAATGTGAAGAATGTGGCAAACTTTTAAGATTCGATTAATCGTCACAATAATTGGtggaataatcgattactaataTAGCGATAATATAATCGCTAGCTGCAGCTCTATCTGAGATAAGAAGTCAACAGCGGTACCATATGCACACCGTGGGCGCTCAGGCGAACGTGTGTTACCATAGCGATGTAAACGGCTAGAGAAGTAAAACGACACAAACGCATAGAGACGACGCACCTTCAGAACGCGACTGCAGCAGATGGCGAAAGTGTCCAAGTCGGCCAGATGCTCCACCACTTCAGACGCCACGACGGCGTCGAACTGGGTGACCCCCTGctctggctgctgcagctgctgcgcCTCCCCTCCGCCGGCGAGCTCCTCCAGGGTGCAGGCCCGGTAGGACACCTGGTCGCGGAGGTCCGGGTCGTGAGCCGCGTGCAGCTGGGCGATGCGGACGCCGTCTTCTACTGGATCTATACCCAATACGGTGGCTCCCAGGCGCCCCAGTGGCTGTAGAGGAGAGGGAGCGGtgggggagaaaataaaaacaaaaaaaaacatcagttggaagtttcaaaccaaatgattttattgaagaaaaacattattattaccAGAATTTGGCCTTGTGTTAACATTGTTCCAAAGATTTAGTCTTCTGATTCCTAAGAAACAACAGAGTTCATATAATAACTGCTGCCCCGTTTATGGGGttaatattagcatttttttttttgtgacaaaacaCCACAAAATCTGGAAAGTATTCATCTTTTGGGCACCTTACACTGATGATTATGAATGTTATGTTGAAACAGAGCCAATTGTTTGCAAATTATAGGCAATGTGCTAAGAGAACAATTAGTTTTCTCAACTGTCACATTTGAGAATGTGTCAAATGGACACTTAGTAAGGCCTGTCATTATCAATTTTGTTGCACAAttgtaaactgtaaacaaacctgttcctcaaaaaataaacagtgattGTCAggatggaaattattgagctaatTTTAGTTTATGTGATTAATTACGCAATTGCAACAGGTTTATGTTCAGTCAGTTATTAACCACAGAAAATGATTGCTATAGTGTGTAAAGCAAACGAGCAACAGATCACATATCTGTGTTTTCACCTTCCTTCTAAGCTTTGCagcttaaaacatatttttaaggctAAACAATATAGTTGCCTTAAAAATTGAACAGTGAGTGTGACAGGCAATGTTCTTACATTACACCAGGCCAGATAAACTCTTGGgagtaaacaaagaaacagactGATTCTGCATAGAAAAGTCACTTTTAGAGACTTTTAGCTGCTTCCACTCAGTCTGGGTTTGTAGGTTTTACATACTCTGACTCACTTATAATTAAGTAAATAGTCCACACCTCTGAGATTCCCCTGTTCAAAGTTGGAGTGATAATAATTACAATTGCCTCACGAATCTCAGTTACGGTCAGTGGTCATGATTTAACAATGAGAAAGGagactaaagaaaaataacagcattCAGGAGAGTTCCAAAGCAAAAACCACagctgaccaaaaaaaaaaacaaaaaaaaaaaacatctcacattttcagaacttttgaataaaatattctgttgagaAAAAAGTGGAACCATGAATTCAGCTCTCTATTTTGGACAATCCTGTTATGTTAGGTGTTGACTACACTGTCCTCTTGTGGAGAGATGCAAATATTTGCCCAGGAGGCTCCATTCATTCACTCACCCTCCCCACGTCTGATCCACTCTGATGGGCAACGCAACCCGACACACAGTAAACATGTATGATCCTAACATGGCCTTATATGGGCGCGTTTGCGAGTCTCCATAAATATGACAGGATGTGCCCTACGGAGGCCTGATTTTGTCATCCCAGATCACACGACCGAGCTGGTTATGTCCTCCGTTCAGAACACAGCTGTCCACCCATCAGCAATAACAAACAGATAAACAACAGTGGACGACTGGCTGTCCAGTCCACCACACCGCGACCAGTCAGACCACAAGAGAGTAGAGCCGGGACGACACCGGAGTGCGTGTTTTCACATGCGGATTGGAGTCGGCTGCCACTGAAACGTGAATGAAAAGCTTCAATgcgacagagaaaaaaaaagaaaagaaacagcaaagtAGACAGATACTACAGAGCAGGATGTGTCTCGATGTCTCTGTGGTCACTGCGTTGCTCCCCCAAACAGAgaggggagaagaagaagaagaaaaaaaaaagaaagatcttCACCTCTGAGAGCAGGCCTCCGCCACAACCCACATCCAGGATTCTTAGTCCTGCCAGCGGTTGTCCGGGGTGACGCTCTCTCTGCGCATTCAACAGATTATCCCTGAAAAGATGGCAGAGCCGTCAAAAGTCTCACATTCAAATTTGCTGTAGACcagaaaagttttctttcaatCTGGATAAAAATGAGCACAAGCTGTCAATAAGTCAAGAAATTTAAGActttgtaaaatctttttttttaatgccatttTGAATACGagacagaaaaaactaaatcgAGGGAATAGCTGTGGGATGATGAAGCATTACAGAACAAAAGTAGAGTAAACAAATGTCCACCCAACTAGCGATAAATTTGCACTTGCCAATGATAGATGTAAAAAAAGCTATCTAGCTAGCAAGGATATTTTAGCAGCTAGTTAGTGGTAGCCTCAACCGCTTCGAGTCAGAGAATGCAATAAAGATGACTCTTTTGCATGACAGAAAACTacgagattaaatagtcctgccatcCCAAAATGTAAGACCTCTGACTGACATATTTAACGCCAACttcctttattaaaaaaaaaaatgaatttaagacatctTAAGGCCTTAATGTTAGCTAcgtaaatttaagactttttaaggatgagCGGAAACCCTGTAAGAAGCAGGAAACCCAAGtttcaaaatagtttttagtTGTATTTCAAAGTGTAAAACCCAAATACAACTTAAGAACTGGAAGTCCGTGTACAAGTTCACTacacttttctcattttgttccATGCGGTACTGGCAGACAggggatgaatacaaatgcacatcacacatttttcttttcattccaCAATTATGTTGAGCTTCTACGCATacacatgttttttaaaaaagtcagcaaaaaaacaaacaactaaccAAACTGAAAGAGTGACAGACTCACCGTACAAAAGGCACCCTGAGGTCATTCATGGCATGAAGGGCAGCAAAGTCTCCCTCTTCATCCCACCACTTGTTGGCCAGCAGCTGGAACCTCTTCACCTCACCGGGGTCCACAGTGGTGTGGACGGCTGACCTAACGCTGTACATGGTTCAGTGGTCATCATcatgtcaaacaaaaacatattaaatgtaGCTTTTGAGTTTCATTTTACAGCAGCGTGAACTCGATGCAGTTACTTCTCAATGCTGCATTCATCTGCATTTAGAAATatagaacagatttttttttttacaggaacagtctgctgggtttccttatatataaaggttttaaaaactaatttgaatattaaactgaacttgactgcattgtttggTAACTTGGATCAATTGGAGTAGGCTATATCTATGGTTTGATTGAATTGACTTTTTGTTAACTGGTTTGTGAATTGGCACCAtgtaattaaactgaatttagtTAAGTAGAATATAATATGccttaaaaatatactttttaaattaacaaataaatttagCTATTAATGAGGTTAATGCACCCTTTCCATTGGGAGGCAGGGAGAGAAAATGTATCTAACATTTCCTCACTCAGTCTATTTGTAatcaagagaataaaaaaattgaattgtttttggaaaattcTATGTTATTTGGGATCATTTTAAGTAGatttttcattgaaatttttaaacaattagcAAATGTATTAGCATTAGTTTATGACCTGTTGACCACTAAAACAGGCTGGTGAAAGGTGTCCTGAGTTTGGTACCCATACGGAGGACTGGCCGGGCAAAAAGCGGGGTGCGCACTGGTAATGTTAATATAATCCgatggaaaaaaatcttaattgcCTAATAACAGTCATAATCAACTACAATTGTATTGCAGTGATTCTTGAGATAAGGgacaaaatggttttaaaattcttccaccaaaaatgttatttattcctGAAGTTATGTATTCATacatgacaaataatgttttgggaatgtaaatatgttaaggtgcaggctcccagctgcagcattttcttttaaattacatttttactggatCTGACTGAGAAATTTGTCAACAccatcagacaaaaataaattggtataaaattattgtttaatgAACTTATGACTGATATTTTTACTCTCTGTGGtgtcttaattattttaattatgtccatgttttttaaattaatcataccacaatttaaacatttatttagtctgTATTTAATTACTCCAGTTCAATtgatacaaaaaacaattttgaaagtAATCACCACAATGAACAGTGtcatttattagtaaaaaacaCATATGCACCAAATACATGAATTCagacatttcacaaacaaatgcctatcaagaaacaaaataaatgttattttaaacaaaatgcaacataaactACATCTGACAGAGTTGACGGCACATGACGGTGTTGACACAAAACTGATGGTGGTGACAAACTagtaagtaaaaagaaaacactgaacttgaaatgacatttaagaagaattaaatgctgaaatgtTGTAGAATGTGaagatatgaagaaaaaatgtgaaataaccATATTTAGATTTCAAGGAACATCTAAATTTTTGAGAATGTACCTTTGTCACTGAAGTCATCAACCAGGACgattttcaatcaaaatgtaaaagatgaatacaaacaaaaatatacacgacagaactttttgaaatatattgtgAACTAATTCATATCTTTCTAAATCGCttaaaagtcagaatatttAATCCCCAGGCAATAGACGTGTCACATATTCTCcttcaataaaatccataaCAGCTGGTGAAATGCGGTATACACCCCTGGTGCTGCTTGTGCGGACTGGTGAGGATGGTTTTCTCAGCCTAACTAGGACATCCGAAAATGGCACAAAGCAGATATCCCGACGACCTTGTTTTTGCTTGAAGCTAAGAGTTGGTCCATGAGGATGAAAAAATTCCACTTGTACATCTTCGTGCTCTTTGTCAATTTGTAAGGCTTTAGCCAGCCACCATTTTCCATCATACATCACAACAAGCCAGTCTTCACTTTGGACATCACAAGGATCTATCAGGGTTGTTGTTCCTTTAGGTGTCTTGCTCGGCTCCTTCTCCATTTCCTCCATCAGCATTTCCAGAGGATTTTGAACTTTAGCAGTGGTTGAACTTTCATGGACATCTGGGTCCTGTGTTGTGTTGCCAAAAGAGTGAATGGTGGGACTGAAGCACTTGCAAATCTGTGGCTCTCCgcaaaaacatgaaaggaaCCTACAATGGATGACATTCCCCTGAGCTAGCACTTGGTGAATGTTTCTTGTTCCTGGAATTGATTTCAGGGTTTGCAGGAGGAGAGAGTCATAAGACTGAAAATCTTCATTTGTCACAAATTGCAGCTTGACACCACTTAAGCTGTTGGACACCTTGTCAAAGAATAATTTGCCATCTATGATATCCTGACCTCTCAGCACAATACTGTCAGCACATCTCTTCACCGTCGCCCCAATGCCATCTGGAGCGCCTTTGCCATGTGATGTTGGGAAGAAATTCCATGTAGCTTTCTCAAATCCCAGACGTTGCGGGAcaacacagaggagaaagaagttcttcttatttttatattgtttgctTGGACCATCAGACCAAAAGTGGATAGTGTTTATAGCCGGATATCTGATGTGAATATCTGTGAGGATTTGATCCATATAGGTCCATATGGCTGCAGCATCCTGACGCTTTGACTCCGAGATTGTGCAGAATCCTGCTTTTTGTTGCCCAGTGTAGAACATGCCTGTGTGAAGTGTGATCTGCGGGAGATTTTGTCCATAGTGACAGGATTGTACTTCCCTTTCCCCTGCTGCCTGCTGCCTAGTGCTCCTTGGttcttcaaaatttaaatctACAGGACTCTGCGGTGGGGTATCTACACTTTTCTGGCCTTCCTTTGCTCTGTTTCTGCGTTCTCTtgcctccttttgtttttgcttccaaaGTCTTCTCTTACGTCTCTTATCTCTTTCACCCAGATTattgatatgttttatttttccctcttcCACTCTCTGTCTCcatcttttcctttcctttcttaaaAACTCTTCCTTCAGCTCAGGCtggctatttattttttctctccttcttttctGATACTCCCTGTTCCTTCTCTTGCGCTCCTCCACTGACAGCTTTTCTCTGGCCATTGTAGCCTGAAATATAGGCAATTATCATCAGTACACTGCTTGTCATGGGATAAACATACCCTTCCCttacaaaataaactacatcttattaattttaaaggactaataaaattgtattaaatttaaaccattAAACTTTACACGTTgctgaaaataatcagaaacatttttaaaaagaaatacatgatGAATGTGAAGTGCTGtcaattatgtaaaatacagtaaaatgaattaactgcaCACTTAAGTGACATTTGTCAACACCATCACTAAGAGAGTCAACACCGTCAGTTAAAAAATCTGATGGAGTTGACATCTGACGGAGTTGACAAAACGCCATGCTAACTTCATTTATATGATGATATTCTGAAGGAGGCCATATTGTAGCTCATCAGTTCttttaaatccttaaaatatactaa
Proteins encoded in this region:
- the coq3 gene encoding ubiquinone biosynthesis O-methyltransferase, mitochondrial isoform X1; the encoded protein is MLSYFALLASWWPLKPGSSRRRRRKQTRRCCTADDCREMYCNKFGTSLMFGLKGLEATSARGAFQRAAARSGFSWAAVCKQRTLRQQRSACAGMHQTGVRSAVHTTVDPGEVKRFQLLANKWWDEEGDFAALHAMNDLRVPFVRDNLLNAQRERHPGQPLAGLRILDVGCGGGLLSEPLGRLGATVLGIDPVEDGVRIAQLHAAHDPDLRDQVSYRACTLEELAGGGEAQQLQQPEQGVTQFDAVVASEVVEHLADLDTFAICCSRVLKPGGSLFITTLNKTNLSYALAIVVAEQLLHIVPRGTHDWEKFVSPVELERLLESNGFLVQSVQGMLYNPISGAWSWTSNTEINYALHAVKQDDEAEDGSTPLGGPR
- the coq3 gene encoding ubiquinone biosynthesis O-methyltransferase, mitochondrial isoform X2 gives rise to the protein MYCNKFGTSLMFGLKGLEATSARGAFQRAAARSGFSWAAVCKQRTLRQQRSACAGMHQTGVRSAVHTTVDPGEVKRFQLLANKWWDEEGDFAALHAMNDLRVPFVRDNLLNAQRERHPGQPLAGLRILDVGCGGGLLSEPLGRLGATVLGIDPVEDGVRIAQLHAAHDPDLRDQVSYRACTLEELAGGGEAQQLQQPEQGVTQFDAVVASEVVEHLADLDTFAICCSRVLKPGGSLFITTLNKTNLSYALAIVVAEQLLHIVPRGTHDWEKFVSPVELERLLESNGFLVQSVQGMLYNPISGAWSWTSNTEINYALHAVKQDDEAEDGSTPLGGPR
- the LOC114144868 gene encoding uncharacterized protein LOC114144868; the protein is MFYTGQQKAGFCTISESKRQDAAAIWTYMDQILTDIHIRYPAINTIHFWSDGPSKQYKNKKNFFLLCVVPQRLGFEKATWNFFPTSHGKGAPDGIGATVKRCADSIVLRGQDIIDGKLFFDKVSNSLSGVKLQFVTNEDFQSYDSLLLQTLKSIPGTRNIHQVLAQGNVIHCRFLSCFCGEPQICKCFSPTIHSFGNTTQDPDVHESSTTAKVQNPLEMLMEEMEKEPSKTPKGTTTLIDPCDVQSEDWLVVMYDGKWWLAKALQIDKEHEDVQVEFFHPHGPTLSFKQKQGRRDICFVPFSDVLVRLRKPSSPVRTSSTRGVYRISPAVMDFIEGEYVTRLLPGD